A DNA window from Coffea arabica cultivar ET-39 chromosome 6c, Coffea Arabica ET-39 HiFi, whole genome shotgun sequence contains the following coding sequences:
- the LOC113695885 gene encoding splicing factor U2af small subunit B-like, with the protein MAEHLASIFGTEKDRVNCPFYFKIGACRHGDRCSRLHTKPSISPTLLLSNMYQRPDMITPGVDPQGQPLDPKKIQHHFEDFYEDLFEELSKYGEIQNLNICDNLADHMVGNVYVQFREEDHAAAALQNLSGRFYAGRPIIVDFSPVTDFREATCRQYEENVCNRGGYCNFMHLKKISRELRRQLFGRSKRRRSRSRSRSASPQRQFNYGERPRGGRGFPRRGDHLAHERSRRPRSRSPGRRGGRSRSPGGRRNRSPIREGSIERRAMIEQWNKEREQDGGFTKSYNSSPGERRNRSPTREGSAERRAMIEQWNREKEQADSAKGSSSFVTNNGSGGGGKTEHSSNDEYQKHQEEDGNHGY; encoded by the exons ATGGCGGAGCACTTAGCCTCGATATTTGGAACAGAAAAAGACAGGGTAAACTGCCCCTTTTACTTCAAGATCGGAGCCTGCCGCCACGGCGACCGTTGCTCCCGACTCCACACCAAGCCCAGCATTAGTCCtactctcttgctctccaacaTGTACCAGAGGCCCGATATGATCACCCCTGGTGTTGACCCTCAAGGCCAGCCCCTCGACCCTAAAAAAATCCAACACCATTTCGAAGATTTCTACGAAGATTTATTCGAAGAGCTCAGCAAGTACGGGGAGATTCAAAACCTCAATATCTGCGATAATTTGGCGGACCACATG GTGGGCAATGTATATGTGCAGTTTAGAGAGGAAGATCATGCGGCCGCCGCGCTTCAGAACCTTAGTGGGCGATTCTACGCAG GCCGTCCAATAATCGTGGACTTCTCCCCAGTGACGGATTTCCGTGAGGCTACTTGTAGGCAGTATGAGGAAAATGTTTGCAATCGAGGTGGCTACTGCAATTTTATGCATCTGAAGAAGATAAGCAG AGAATTGAGACGCCAGTTATTTGGGAGGAGTAAGAGGAGGCGCAGCCGCAGTCGAAGTAGAAGTGCTAGTCCTCAGCGTCAGTTCAACTATGGGGAGCGTCCGCGGGGTGGTCGTGGTTTTCCTAGAAGAGGTGATCATCTCGCCCATGAAAGGAGCAGGAGGCCTAGAAGTAGGAGTCCTGGACGAAGGGGTGGACGAAGCAGAAGCCCCGGGGGAAGGAGAAATCGGAGTCCTATTAGGGAGGGAAGCATTGAGAGAAGGGCAATGATTGAAcaatggaacaaggaaagggaACAGGACGGGGGTTTCACTAAAAGTTATAACAGCAGTCCTGGGGAGAGGAGAAATAGGAGCCCAACTAGAGAAGGCAGTGCAGAGAGAAGGGCAATGATTGAGCAATGGAACAGAGAAAAGGAGCAGGCAGACTCTGCAAAAGGTAGCAGCAGTTTTGTCACCAATAATGGCAGTGGTGGTGGTGGGAAGACGGAACATTCATCCAATGATGAATATCAGAAGCATCAAGAGGAAGATGGAAATCATGGTTACTGA
- the LOC140008335 gene encoding enolase-like, translated as MATIVSVKARQIFDSRGNPTVEVDVHVSNGVWARAAVPSGASTGIYEALELRDGGSDYLGKGVSKAVNNVNSIIGPALVGKDPTDQTGIDNFMVQQLDGTQNEWGWCKQKLGANAILAVSLAVCKAGAAVKNLPLYKHIANLAGNKKLVLPVPAFNVINGGSHAGNKLAMQEFMILPVGASSFKEAMKMGVEVYHNLKSVIKKKYGQDATNVGDEGGFAPNIQENKEGLELLKTAIAKAGYTGKVVIGMDVAASEFYGKDKTYDLNFKEENNDGSQKISGDQLKDLYKMFVAEYPIVSIEDPFDQDDWEHYAKLTCEIGEKVQIVGDDLLVTNPKRVAKAINEKTCNALLLKVNQIGSVTESIEAVRMSKKAGWGVMASHRSGETEDTFIADLSVGLATGQIKTGAPCRSERLAKYNQLLRIEEELGADAIYAGASFRAPVEPY; from the exons GAG GTGGATGTGCACGTGTCAAACGGTGTGTGGGCGAGAGCTGCTGTTCCTAGCGGAGCTTCCACTG GAATATATGAAGCTCTTGAATTGAGAGATGGAGGGTCAGACTATCTTGGAAAGGGCGTCTCAAAG GCCGttaacaatgtcaactcaattATTGGCCCAGCACTCGTCGGCAAG GATCCAACTGATCAGACTGGTATTGACAATTTCATGGTTCAGCAACTCGATGGTACCCAAAATGAGTGGGGTTGGTGCAAGCAAAAG CTTGGTGCCAATGCCATCCTGGCAGTGTCTCTTGCTGTATGCAAGGCTGGTGCTGCAGTGAAAAATCTCCCTCTTTATAAG CACATTGCTAACTTGGCTGGTAACAAGAAGTTAGTCTTGCCAGTTCCTGCGTTCAATGTTATCAACGGTGGATCACATGCTGGCAATAAACTCGCTATGCAG GAATTTATGATTCTTCCTGTTGGGGCTTCTTCTTTTAAGGAGGCTATGAAGATGGGAGTTGAAGTCTATCACAACTTGAAG TCTGTCATTAAGAAGAAGTATGGCCAAGATGCAACAAATGTTGGTGATGAGGGTGGCTTTGCTCCTAATATCCAG GAGAACAAGGAAGGTCTTGAATTGCTTAAAACAGCTATTGCTAAAGCTGGTTACACTGGTAAA GTTGTGATTGGGATGGATGTGGCTGCTTCTGAGTTTTATGGTAAAGACAAGACTTATGATCTAAACTTTAAAGAAGAG AATAATGATGGCTCACAAAAGATCTCAGGTGATCAGCTCAAAGATCTTTACAAGATGTTTGTAGCTGAGTACCCTATCGTTTCAATTGAAGATCCCTTTGACCAAGATGACTGGGAGCATTACGCTAAGTTAACCTGTGAAATAGGTGAAAAAGTACAAATTGTTGGAGATGATCTTTTGGTCacaaatcccaag AGAGTTGCAAAGGCAATCAACGAGAAAACTTGCAATGCTCTTCTTCTTAAG GTTAACCAAATTGGATCTGTGACTGAGAGTATTGAAGCTGTGAGAATGTCCAAGAAGGCTGGTTGGGGTGTGATGGCCAGTCATCGCag TGGTGAGACAGAGGATACCTTCATTGCTGATCTCTCTGTTGGTTTGGCAACG GGTCAAATCAAGACTGGAGCTCCATGCAGATCAGAGCGTCTGGCCAAATATAACCAG CTCTTGAGAATTGAAGAGGAACTTGGTGCAGATGCTATTTATGCTGGAGCAAGCTTCCGTGCACCAGTTGAGCCCTACTAG